A window of Phenylobacterium sp. NIBR 498073 genomic DNA:
GCCGTAGTGAACGCCGACGACGGGAAAATCGCCCTGTGATCCGGCCAGGTGCGCGATGGTGATGGCCGGGCCCAGCCCTTTGCGGCCGCGCCGAGGGGCCTCGATGCGTGCGGCGGGCGTGCGCGTGAAAATCGCGACTTCGCAGGTCTTGCCACAGGCCATCTGCCGGCCCAGGCGCTGGGTGACCGCGGTCTGGAAGATGGCGCGGGAATCCTCGACGACCAGGATGTCGGGATCCTCGGCCGCCAGCCAGGCGAGCCGCTGCTCCAGGCCCTGGCTGTCACGGGCGATGTTGAACTGAATGAGTTTGATCTGGCCGGGCGCGCCGGGGGCGATCGCAGCAGTCTGGGGACGTAGGAACTCAGGCAGCATCAGCGCCAGGCTGGCGATCACCGCGGCCGCGCCGAGCAAGGCTGGAAGCAGCCGCCGGTGCGCGAAGATCGCCGCCACGAGCGTGACGGCGCCGCCAGCCAGATAGACCGGCGCGAAATGGGTGAGGACGTCGAGATGGGCGCTGAAGCGCCCGCCTTGCGCGATGATGGCGGCCGCGGCGGAAACCGCGCCTAGCGGCAGGACGACGCCGCGGAGGACGAATCGCACAAAGCTCATGCGGCGAGCTTACACGCGGCGACGCTTGACGGGGGCGCCGGCCCGTGCGCTTCAAGCGCGTCCATGCAACTTTCCGACTTCGATTTCGATCTTCCCGACGACCGCATCGCTCTACGGCCGGTGAACCCGCGCGACGCCGCGCGCATGCTCCTGGTTTCGCCCGGGGCGCCGCTGCGAGACCTGAGCGTCGCCGACCTGCCGGCCCAGCTGCGGGCCGGCGATGTGCTGGTGCTCAACGACACCCGGGTGATTCCGGCCCGGCTGAAGGGCCGGCGGGTGCGCGAAGGTTCGAACGTCGCAGTCGAGGCGACCCTGCATAAGCGCCTGTCGCCGTCGCGTTGGGCGGCGTTCATGAAGCCGGGCAAGAAGCTGGCGCCGGGCGATCGGGTGCGCTTCGGTTCGACTGATGATCGGGCCTGCCTGCTGGGCGTGCTCGACGCCACCGTGATCGAGAAGGGCGAGGGGGGCGAAGTGATCCTCGGCTTCGATCTGGCGGGGCCGGACCTCGATGCGGCGATCGCCGAACGCGGCGCCATGCCCCTGCCGCCCTACATCGCCGCCAAGCGCGGCGAGGACGCACAGGACAGGGCCGACTACCAGACCGTCTACGCCGACGAGGAAGGCTCAGTCGCCGCGCCGACCGCGGGCCTTCACTTCACGCCGCGACTACTGGACGAGCTCAAGGCGATGGGCGTCACGCTGCAATTCGTGACCCTGCACGTCGGCGCCGGCACGTTCCTGCCGGTGAAGACTGAAAACCTGTCGGAACACCGCATGCACGCGGAGTATGGCGAGGTGGATGCGGGGACCGCCGACGCGCTGAACGCCGCCAAGGCCGCTGGCGGCCGCGTCGTCTGCGTCGGCACGACCTCGCTGCGTCTGGTCGAGAGCGCGACCGGCGAAGACGGGATCGTGCGGCCCTTCGCCGACGAGACCGCGATCTTCATTACGCCCGGCTATCGCTTCCGCGCCGCCGACGGCCTGATGACCAACTTCCATCTGCCGAAGTCGACCCTGTTCATGCTGGTCAGCGCCTTTGCCGGTCTGGACGCCATGCGCGGCGCCTACGCCCACGCGATCGCCAGCGGCTACCGATTCTATTCCTACGGCGACGCCAGCCTGCTCTGGAGAGCCAACTAGTGGCCGCATTCCCCTTCGAGATCGCCGCGACCGATGGCGCGGCGCGGACCGGCGTGCTCAAGACGCCGCGCGGCGACATCCGTACGCCGGCCTTCATGCCGGTCGGCACCGCTGCGACGGTGAAGGCCCTGACCGTCGATCAGGTGCGCGCGACCGGCGCCGACATCATCCTGGGCAACACCTACCACCTGATGCTGCGGCCGACGGCCGAACGCATCGCGCGACTGGGCGGCTTGCACAGGTTCATGCGCTGGGATCGCCCGATCCTCACGGACTCCGGCGGCTTCCAGGTCATGTCGCTGTCCAAGATCGCCAAGGTCACCGAAGAGTCCGTGGCCTTCCAGAGCCACATCGACGGCTCCAAGCACGTCCTGACCCCCGAGCGGTCCATCGAGATTCAGGCGGACTTGCTCGGCTCTGACATCGTCATGCAGCTCGACGAGTGCGTGGCATGGCCGGCGGAGGAGGGACGGGCGCGCCAGGCGATGCAGCTCTCGGCCCGCTGGGGCAAGCGCTCGAAAGACGCCTTCGGGGCGCGCGAGGCGCAGGCGCTGTTCGGCATCCAGCAGGGCTCGACGTTCGAGCACCTGCGGAAGGAATCGGCCGAGCGCCTGATCGAGACGGGCTTTGACGGCTACGCCCTGGGCGGACTGGCGGTCGGCGAGGGCCATGAAGCCATGTGCGAGGTGCTCGACTACGCGCCGGCCATGCTGCCGGCGGACCGACCGCGCTACCTTATGGGCGTGGGCAAGCCGATCGACCTGGTCGAGGCCGTCGCCCGCGGGGTCGACATGTTCGACTGCGTGCTGCCGACCCGCTCGGGCCGCCATGGTCAGGCCTGGACCTGGGAAGGCTCGATCAACCTGAAGAACGCCCGCTTCGCCGAAGATGATACGCCGCTGGACGAAGCCAGCGATTGCCCGGCCTCGTCACACTACTCGAAGGCCTATCTGCACCACCTGGTGAAGGCCGAGGAGATCCTCGGTCAGGTGCTGCTCTCCTGGCACAACATCGCCCACTTCCAGGCGCTGACCGCCGCAATGCGGGCGGCGATCGCCGAAGGCCGGTTCGAGCAGTTCCGGCGCGATTTCAAAGCCCGTCAGCGCACGGGATAGCGAGGCTTCAGCTCCTGGGACTTGACCGGAGTGCCGGTCAGGATGTGCGAAGGGGTGGCCGGCGGAGGGCAGCCGCGCGCCTCGCCGAGGCCCTTCAGATAGGCGCGGCGCACGCCGCCGGCGGTGATGGCGGCGGTGACGAGGCTGTCGTGCCGCTCGGCCCCCGAGAGCTTGCGCACCCACCCGCGGAAGGGAATCACGTCGGAGGCCAGGCCGGCGACCGCGCCCAGCGCCGCCCCCTTGCCGCGATCCATGAGGTCGTCCTCGTCGACGGCGGGTTCGTCGAGATCGGCCCCCAAGGCGCCGTTCAGCGGCAGGATCGCCGCAGCGATGGCCTCACACGTGGCGGCGTGCGGTCGTTGATATGGATCGGCCATCGCTTCCAGCAGCACCGTCGGGATCTTGGTCTGCAGCAGATTAACGTCGCGCAGCGGCGCCGAGACCGCGCCCTGCATGCTCTCGCGTTTGGCCTCGGACGTGGTCTGGATTTTGTCCGACCCATCGGCCGGCGCCGTGACGCAGCCGCAAAGCAGCAGGGTCGGAATCAGGGCGGAAACGATGTTGCGCATGGCCCCGATGCTTAGGGGCGGTGGAACCTGTTGGAAAGCTGCTGCAGCGCTCTTGCTCCCGGCAGGCCGCCCGCATATGGTCCGCGCCTCTTCGCCGCCGCCCGCGGCGACGTGGGCC
This region includes:
- a CDS encoding endonuclease/exonuclease/phosphatase family protein → MSFVRFVLRGVVLPLGAVSAAAAIIAQGGRFSAHLDVLTHFAPVYLAGGAVTLVAAIFAHRRLLPALLGAAAVIASLALMLPEFLRPQTAAIAPGAPGQIKLIQFNIARDSQGLEQRLAWLAAEDPDILVVEDSRAIFQTAVTQRLGRQMACGKTCEVAIFTRTPAARIEAPRRGRKGLGPAITIAHLAGSQGDFPVVGVHYGWPTDVEGHAENSARLLQLMKDQPRERAILVGDFNSTPWSFARRREDAALGMERRTHALPTWPANGLFGLAFLPIDHVYAGSAWDTVSITRGPRLGSDHYPVVAVLAPRAN
- the queA gene encoding tRNA preQ1(34) S-adenosylmethionine ribosyltransferase-isomerase QueA, with protein sequence MQLSDFDFDLPDDRIALRPVNPRDAARMLLVSPGAPLRDLSVADLPAQLRAGDVLVLNDTRVIPARLKGRRVREGSNVAVEATLHKRLSPSRWAAFMKPGKKLAPGDRVRFGSTDDRACLLGVLDATVIEKGEGGEVILGFDLAGPDLDAAIAERGAMPLPPYIAAKRGEDAQDRADYQTVYADEEGSVAAPTAGLHFTPRLLDELKAMGVTLQFVTLHVGAGTFLPVKTENLSEHRMHAEYGEVDAGTADALNAAKAAGGRVVCVGTTSLRLVESATGEDGIVRPFADETAIFITPGYRFRAADGLMTNFHLPKSTLFMLVSAFAGLDAMRGAYAHAIASGYRFYSYGDASLLWRAN
- the tgt gene encoding tRNA guanosine(34) transglycosylase Tgt, whose translation is MAAFPFEIAATDGAARTGVLKTPRGDIRTPAFMPVGTAATVKALTVDQVRATGADIILGNTYHLMLRPTAERIARLGGLHRFMRWDRPILTDSGGFQVMSLSKIAKVTEESVAFQSHIDGSKHVLTPERSIEIQADLLGSDIVMQLDECVAWPAEEGRARQAMQLSARWGKRSKDAFGAREAQALFGIQQGSTFEHLRKESAERLIETGFDGYALGGLAVGEGHEAMCEVLDYAPAMLPADRPRYLMGVGKPIDLVEAVARGVDMFDCVLPTRSGRHGQAWTWEGSINLKNARFAEDDTPLDEASDCPASSHYSKAYLHHLVKAEEILGQVLLSWHNIAHFQALTAAMRAAIAEGRFEQFRRDFKARQRTG